The genome window CCGGTTAAGGTAATTTGCGAGAGCGCGCTAGCCTCTTTAACGGTGTCAATAAGCAGGCTGTGAATAAGACTATCGGTAACCTGAAAACGGGTATCCTTTTCCTGGCTTTCATCAGCATGATGGCAACTTTGCAAAGCCATACCTGAAACAGCAAAAGCAACAGAAAGTGTAAGTATTTTATATTTGGTGTGCATGTTATTGTTAATCATTTATTGAAGAATGGTGTGCCGGTAACATAGTTAAGCTGCTCCAGTGATGTTACCCGGTTAAGCTGAAGTGTATTTAATTGCAGGGTATTAGTTTTGTATGAATCATAAAAATCAAGAAACTCAAGCAAACTGATATTGCGTTTCTCGTAATTCTTAAACACTTCCTGGATCAGGTGATTAAAATCGCTTTTAAAAGCAGGGTCAAAACTGTTGTATAAGTTCTCCAGCCGCAGTGCGCTTTTGTAATTGGAAGCCACGTCACTTTCAACGTGATCCTGCTGGCTTTGCAACTGCACCTTGCTTTGGTCAATTGCAATCCTGGCCTGCTTGATGCCGCCCTGGTTGCGGTTAAAAAATGGCAGGCTAAACCCAATCCCGGCACCCAGAAAATTGGTGCCATAACTTCCCAGCCTGTCATAATTTAATGAAAGAGAGAAATCGGGAACAGCCGTTGCTTTTTGCAGCTGCAAGTTCACGTTATTGTAATCAACAGCCGATTTAGCCAGTTTCAGATCGTAACGATTAACATAAGCCGAATCAAGCATTGTTTGGTATGGCACTGATGCTACTATAGCCTTACCTTCAAATTCATTGTCCGCTTGTGGCTGGATAACAGTTGCCACCGGCGTTTTGATTAAAAGCTTAAGTTCACTTTGTACAGTATCAATACCCGTTTGCAAATTGTTGTACTCGGCCTGCAGGGTATATAGTTGCGACTGAATACGCAAAACCTCCTTTTGCGCAATGTTGCCTTTTGCATATTGCGCTTTAAAAACTGTTAAGGCTTTGGACAAGGAAGTTATCTCCTGGTTATAAACGCTGGCTGATTGCTGCTGGAAGTAAATGGTGTAAAAATCATTCCGCAGCGTAAATTTCAATGTCCTTAGTAAATCAAAGAATTGATATTTTGACTGCTCTACGCTAATTTTCGCCAATTGAATGTTTTTATTCCGCTTACCGGCGGTAGTAAAAAGCTGCGAAATGCCCATAGAATGATCTTTATAGGCCGGCCCGTCGGTTACATCGTTGGAATGGATACCGTTTGAGAAATTAAAATCAGGATTTGGGAATAAACGCGCGGTAATTACCTGGGCATTAGCGTTATCAATGTTATAACGCTGAATGATGAGCTGCAGGTTGTTTTTCAAAAACAAATCTTCAGCCTGCTTAATGCTTAGCTTAAGGGTATCACTGGCGGCAGATTGCGCCTGTGCCTTTGTTGCGATAAAAAACCCAGCCTGCAGTAATATAATAATAAGAACAAACCTCTTGAACATAGTATAATTTGATACCACAAAATTATACTGCCCAGGTTAAAGTGAAATTAAAGCGGGATTAGAATTCGATTAGAATTTACCTGTTAAACGTAATGGTAAAAGTGGTGGTTTGTCCGGGTATAGAATCAATGGTGATGCTGCCGTTAAATAGCTGGATGATTTTAGCCGTTACATACAGACCCACACCACTGCCCTGGTAGTTTTTTACATTAGTGCCGCGGTAAAATGAGTCGAAAACTTTTTCAAGTTCGCCGGGCATTATTCCAACACCATGGTCTATTATCTTTATAATAATGGTTTCCTCATCGGCGTAGAGATCGCATTGAACCCGTTGGTTTTTGGAAAATTTATAGGCATTACCAATAATGTTATTAAACGCTATGGTTAACAATGATTTGTTTGCAAATAGCTGTAGTTTTTCCTGGTCATCAGGCAACTGCAAAATATTTACAACAAACATCCCCTTTCCGGTTTTCTCTGTCCAGTAATCGCTCAGTTCCCATATCAGTTCATCAACAGCTACATTTTTATAAGCAGGATGCGTATAATCCTTATCCGCATTTGCCAATTCGAGCAGGCTGCTGATTGTTTCATTAAGACGCCCGGCATCAACCAATACCGACTTTAGTGTCTCTTCGTATTCAGGCTGAGAACGCAGTTTGTTAAGGGTAATTTCGATCTCGCCGATTATTGATGTAATTGGCGTGCGCAGTTCATGTGAGGCATTTACCACAAAAGTTTGCTGCAATTCAAAGGTATTTTGCAGGTGCGCCAAAAGCCTGTTAAAGTTATAGGCGAGTGCACTTATTTCATCCTTGCCGTTCCCTTCATCCACGCGTAAACTTAAATCACCTGCACGTACCAGGCGCATTTGGCTAACGACCTGGTCAAGAGGCTCCAGTGTTTTTTTGGCAAACCAGCGGCTTATTAAAAAAAGGCCGGCAGTAACGCAAATCAGCAACACCGCCATTGATTTGATGAGGTCCTGCATCCTTTTAGCCCCCGGTTTATCAATTGCCGAAACCAATATCACAAAGTTGCCCTGGTTATCGTTGTAATAAATCCCAACTGTTTGCCGCTGCCCCTCATCAAACTGCACCCTTTTGTTTTTGCGCACCTGGTTAATGATCGGGCTGGACCAAAACTGGTTCTTGTCCTTTATAAATGAAGCTGCATTTTTTTCATCATAAATACGAACTACTTCGCTATGTAAACCCTTGAGGTAATGTTCTTTTACGCGATTTAATGAGTCTTCCGAAATTTCATCAGCTTCCAGGTACAATTTGGCGGCGACATTAGCCCTGTCCATAAGCTGATCATAAAAATTCGACCGGATCAGGGAATTGAAAGTGATACAAATAACCACCTGCACAATCAACAGCACAATGGCGCTGATAGCTGTAAAATAAAGTGAAAGCCGGTTCTTTATTTTCATGGTTTAATTGCTTCCAGCTCCTTCATGGTTTTAAGGTACGGGAGAAACTTAGTTATCGCTTTTTAATATATAACCCATGCCAATAACGGTATGGATCAGTTTGCCTTTAAAACCCTTTTCTATTTTTTTTCGCAGATAGTTTACATACACATCAATAAAATTTGTACCGGTATCAAAATCAATTTTCCATACCTGTTCCGCAATATATTCACGGGATAAAACCTTATTGGGGTGGCTCATAAATAGCTCAAGCAGGGTGTACTCTTTGGCGGTGAGCGCTATCTGTTGCCCGTCGCGTTCAGCAACGTTGCTCCATGTATCAAGTTTAAGATCATCAAAAACCAGCAAATGATCTGCTGTTTCTCCTGCTTTCTGGCGGCGCAGCAGCGCTTCAATCCGGGCTAACAATTCAATAAAATGGAACGGTTTTACCAGGTAATCGTCGGCCCCGGCTTTTAAGCCTGATACCTTATTTTGGATCTGGTCAAGCGCGGTTAACATTAAAATCGGCGTTTTGGTGTCGGTAAAACGAATCTGCCGGCAAAGCTCAATGCCGTTTATGTCCGGCAGCATAACATCAAGGATCAGCAGATCAAAGCTGGCTTTTTGTAAAAGAGATTTTGCCGTGATGCCATCGTTGGCAAGGCTGATCTTATAACCCTGTTCTTCCAACCCCTTGCTGATAAATGCAGCAACCTTTTGTTCGTCCTCAACTAAGCAGATATTGGCCATAGTGAAGCAAATATAAACTAAGATTTATTGGATTAAAGGATTTCAGGATTCTTGCTATTGAATTTTCCGTGTTAAAAAATGTTTTAATCCTGAAATTCCGGTTAAAAAATTCGCTGGCTGATTACCGCCATAAATTTATCCCTGAACTTTTCACTGATGGGAATCTGTTTGTTGGCGATATAAATATGGTTGTCCTGGATCTTTACGATCTGTTTGCAGTTTACAATATAGGAGTTATGTACCCTTACAAAAGGCGGGCTAAGCTGCTCCTCAATTTCTTTTAGCCGGCGGTAAATAAGTAATTGTTCAGTTGGTGTCACCATGCGTACATATTCCTTTTCGCCTTCAAAATACTGGATTTCTCCAAGCAGTATTTTCCTGAGCACCTTGCCCGATTTTACGAAGAAATACTCATTCCCTGTTGCCTCAATTGCAATTTGATTAGCCGGATGCAGGTTGAAATAAGCTTCTATTTTTTGCATGGCTTCTAAAAAACGCTTAAGCGTAATGGGCTTTAACAGGTAATCAATAGTTTGAAAGGAGTAGCTTTCGGCCGCGTATTCTGAATAGGCTGTAGTAAAAATAATTTTGGTATCCCTTGAAAGTAAACCGGCCAGCTCCATACCACTTAATTGCGGCATGTTAATGTCTAAAAAAATAAAATCGGCCTTATTCTCTTTTAAAAATGCAATAGCTTCTAACGCATCGTAACACTTGGATAACAATTGCCATTTGGTGTTTTGGGCTACCAATATCTCAAGCAGGCTTACTGCGTTGGGCTCATCATCAATAATTATACAGGTTAAATTCATGCTAAAGGAACTTTCAAAAAAGCATTGAAGTAATTGCCCTGGTTATTAATGGCCAGTTCAAAATTTGATCCATACAATAGTGTTAAACGCTTGCGCAGGTTCTCAATGCCGAAACCATTTGGCTCTCCTGTGCCGGTTTTGTCATGGATCCTGTTGCGGGTTTCAAAAAATAAATACCCGTCTTTTTGAATCAGGGAAATATGGATCTCGTTTTCGCTGCTTGATTTATCAATTCCATGTTTAAATATATTTTCCACAAAGGTCATGAGCAGCATGGGCGGAATGCGGAGTTCGGCATTACAGTCTTTAATAAAATTGAGTTGAATTTCGTGCCTGATCCGGATCTTTTCGAGCGCGATGTAGTTTTCAAGAAACTGCACTTCGGTTGCCACCGAAACCTCCTCTTTTGGGCTTTCATCAACAAAATACCGCATAATGTCTGACAATCGCTCAATTAGTTTTGCCGTACGCGGTGCTTCCCGGTAAGCCTCATAATAGATATTATTTAACGTGTTGAATAAAAAATGTGGCTGCACCTGCGATTTTAGCAGGTTAAGCTCGGCCTGGCTCTTTTGTGCCAGTATTTTTTCAGACTGTTGCTTTAACGCAAAGTAGGCAATGGCTATCCGGAAAACAAAGCTGAGCAAAAACGTTAAAAAGCCGGCTACTATAAAATAGATGAACATTTGGATGGTCATCGGTGTGGGCTTTTGCGCAAAAAAATGAATATCCATATACATGATCAGGTATCCACGCAGCATACCACCGCCCACCAGGAAAATCACCACATAAATTAGATATTGAACCTTTTTTCCCTCCTGGTAAAAGCGAGGAAACAGGAAATTGATGTTTCCATAAATAAGCAGAACATAAAAAGCAACGTTTATAATTGCGAACGTGCCTGCCTGGTAAAAACCATCTTCAGGTAAATAGGTAAAAAACACAATAAACAAAACGGCCGTCCAAATCAACCATTGTAACTGCTCAATGCTTGCCTGCCACTTTAAAAATTTCATTTTTAAAGTTACGAAGCTTTTTCATTCCGGTATCCTGTTTTCAATAAATCACCTTTTTTATTCAATCAAACCATCGCTTTTTACAAATACAGGCTATTGATATAATTGATCAAATCGTTTAAAATACAAGCCATAAGGTTTAAATGATTTGTAGAGAAATGCTTATGCAACCATCTTTAAGCAACATTAATTTTCACTACATGCTAATTTTCTTTGATATGAAAAAAAATTTTAATGCCTGTATTATCATGGCCCTTATTCAGCTGGGCCTTACCGGCCTCGTTAAAGCACAGCTAACCGCTCTTCCTGATGGCGATAATAAAAGAGCGGCAGTTAGCGAGCAAATTGGACTTACTGATGTTGAAATCCGCTACAGCCGGCCCGCCGTTAAAAACAGGGAGGGGCATATTTGGGGCGAACTAGTGCCCGCTGGCTTTGTTTACCAGGGATTTGGCCCGTCAAAATCAGCACCGTGGCGGGCCGGTGCAAATGAATGCACCAGTATTGAATTTTCAACCGGCGTTAAAATAGAGGGTCAGCCTTTACCTGCGGGTAAATATGGCTTTTTTGTTGCCTACGGAGCAGACGAATGCACACTTATTTTTTCAAAAAACTCCACCTCATGGGGTGCTTTTTTTTACAAACCAGAAGAAGATGCTTTGCGTGTTAAAGTTAAGCCTGTTGCCGCAGAAAAAAGCGTTGAAAGGCTGAAGTACGAATTTACCGGGCAAACACAGGGAAGTGCCATAGTACAGCTGCAATGGGAAAAACTGATTATCCCTTTTAAGATTGAAACCGACTTGATAAACAATCAGCTAGCATCGTTCAAGCGGGAGTTGCGGGGCGAGAAAGGATTTGCCTGGGAGGGGTTTGACCAGGCAGCCACATTTTGTGCGCAACATAAGATAAACCTGGACGAGGCATTGTTATGGACGGATACAGCAACCAGCAAAATATTTGGCGGAAGCCAAAGTTTCCAGGCCTGGAGCACCAAAGCAATGGTATTAGATAGCCTCGGGCGCTATACCGAGGCAGAAGCAGCAATGAAAACAGCATTGCCGTTTGGCACCTCAAACGAGCTCTACCGATATGCGCGCACCCTGATTGCTGCTAAAAAGGCGAAGGAAGCCTTGGCAATTTTGAAAATGAGTTACGATAAGCACCCTAACGAATTCATCACCAATGCAGGCATGGGCCGCGCGTATTCAGCCCTGGGCGATTATAAAAAAGCGCTGACCTATATTCGAAAAGCAGGAGCCATAGCACCCAACAAAAACAACAAAGACGCGATGGAAAAACTGGCGAAAGCATTACAGGAGGGTAAAGACATTAATTGACCAGGACCGTAACCAGTCATCAAATTAATAACTATCAGCAAGTATGAAGAAGTTCATTTACATCATTATAATGTGTTTTGCCGTAAATTTAGCATTTGCGCAAACAGATACTATCCGTTTAAAAGATAAACGGTTACTTACATCGGTACTAAAACCGGGACTTAAACAGTACCTGGTATATTTTCAAACACCGGCCTCGCCAAAAACATTACGATTTTGGTTTTGGTTACGCGACATTAAAACTGAAAGCCGCGGCGGTGAAAAAGTTTTCACCATAACACAGCATTGGTATGGAAACGATACCACCAGTTACCGTGAAGTATATTCGGTAAATAAAGCCGCTGACTTTGCGCCCGTATATCATTCCGAAACAGTAAAAAACATCAAGAGCGCCTATAACTGGCACAGCGACAAAATTACAGGTGCCGACACGGTGAAAGGGAACGCTAAAAAAGACTTCTCCCTGGCGTTTAACACCCCAAACTTTAACTGGAACCTGGATATAGAAACGTTTGAAATGCTGCCGCTGGCAGCCGGCAAAACATTTGCAATCAACTTTTACGATGCTGGGCTCGATCCACCGAAATACATTCTTTACAAAGTAAGCGGCAGCGAAATAGTAGCTACTTTAAATGATGAAAAAATTGACTGCTGGAAACTTCTAACAGAGGGAGATTATTCCGGAGGCCATTTTTCACAAACTTTCTGGATCAGCAAAAAAGGCCATGAGTTTTTAAAAGAAGAGGATGCCTTTAACGGCGGCTATCGTTATAAAGTTAAAATGGCGCAGGGGGCGATTGATCTTATGCCCCGTTTCAAAAAATAAACCAACAACCAGCTATATTCCACAACAGCCATCTGCAAATTCTGTGGGGGCTGTTTTTTTTATATCTTTACATAAACCATCGGAGACGTTTACCCGGCCCGCGAATCCCCGGTTGTAAATATCACTACCGTAAACCACTTACCATCATAACATGGATATGAAAGATCTGAGGCTCGCTGTTCTAATTGATGCGGATAACGTTCCGTATGCAAACGTGAAGCAAATGTTTGAGGAGATCACAAAGTATGGAACCCCAACTTTTAAAAGAATTTATGCCGACTGGACGAAGCCAACTGTATCGGGCTGGAAAACCGTATTGCTGGAAAACGCAATAACGCCTATCCAGCAGTATAGCTACTCAACAGGGAAAAACTCCAGCGATAGCGCCATGATCATTGATGCGATGGATATCTTATATTCAGGAAAGGTGGATGGCTTTTGTATCGTATCAAGCGATAGCGATTTTACACGGCTTGCCATAAGATTGAGAGAGGCAGGGATGAAAGTGATAGGGATTGGCGAAAAGAAAACACTGATTCCTTTTATTACAGCGTGCGATAAGTTTATCTACATCGAAATTTTGAAAGCCGAGGAAGCTGCGGCTGACGAGGAAAGGAAAGTAAGATCTTCGAAAAAAAGAAATCCGCCTAAAAATACGCCCATAGATAAAGTGGGGCAAGAATTGCTAAAACTGGTAAAAGACAGCATTACGGATCTTGGCGACGAAAACGGGTGGGCTTATTTAGGTAACCTGGGTACTCAAATATTAAAAAAGAAGCCCGATTTTGATTCGCGCAATTACGGTTATCCTAAAATGCTTCCGCTTATAAAAAGCCTCAATAAATTTGAATTTGACGAAAGGGAATCAGGCAAGGGTAATATCAAACACGTGTATGTTAAAATAAAATAAGCTTAAAGTATGGTTATCTGGCATTTCAAGAATATAACCCTATAAAGTTATATCAATACTTTACGTAAGTACGTTTATAACCAAATCCTTATCCAGGAACTTGCGTGTTAAACGGTAACAGATATAAGTAATGCCCGGGGATGCCAAAATATCTATGGAGTAATGGATATGCTGCACTACCAATAAACCGGCCACAATAATAGTGGCTAAAAAGCCGATTATTTTATCGTTCCTCCGTTCAAGGCATAAAAACATTAAGGTTAACGTAGCTATGTGGCCCGAAAAGAACAGATCTTTGGTTATAAGTGCTTGTCCATAAAATATTCCGGTTAAAGGGTCGGCCAGGGGTATGAGCCCAACGGGGGGAGCCAATGGCACAATACTGATAGTGATAAAGCGGGTAATGGTGATTGGGATAAGCGCCCAGCAATAAATAATGTAAATTGATGGTTTATATAACGCCCGCGATAGCGTAAGCAGCACCATACCCCAGATGATAGCGAAAATAAGCACCGAAACATTGTGCGGCGGAACCGCCGCCAAAACAGGGTCGTTTATAAGGGTTCCCGGTCTTTTTTCAATATGACCGAAAAAAAGCGGCATGGTGAAAACTACCGAAAGCATTATTATTGTACCAATGATGATAAGCCGGCGTTTATACGTTAATCTCCAGGTTTCTTTCCAGACGTTTTTTACTGTTGTAGTTGGCATAGGGGCAAAGCTTAACTTTAGCGCTGGCAAAAGTAACAATTGCTAAACTATTAGAAAACCATAAAATAATATTAAATTAACATGACTAAAATCAAACAATCTTAAACGCAATTGTGTTGCATTTATTTCTATATTTGCAACATGGATCATTCAAAGCACTCTTCAAAGCTGGATAATGTGGGGATGACAGCCTCTATATTGTGTGCTGTGCATTGCGCCGTGGTGCCCTTTTTAATTACCAGTTTGCCTTTATTGGGCTTAGGCTTTTTAGCCAATCCCTGGGTAGAATGGAGTATGATCCTATTTGCATTATTGATTGGCTTTTATGCTATCGGCCTCTCCTATTTTCGTTCTCATCGTCGTGTTTTACCGCTGATTTTACTTTTTGGCGGGTTTTTAATAATTATAACCGGCCATTTATATATCACCAACTGGCGCGAGGCTATTATTGTGCCTTTTGGAGGTTTATTGATTGCTACAGCGCACTTTTTTAATTACAAGTACACCGCTATTTGCAGGAATGCCAACACCTTATTTCACTTGAAACACAGCCACCCTCATAAAGGCTAGCCCATTTAATGTATTCGCCTTATTATCAAACACAACTCACACTGTTTGCTGTTGTACATTTATTCTTTTTACCTTTGCAGCTGTAATTTATTTAATATTCTGATGGTTCACACGCATAACAACAATTTTGAAGGACTGCTTGAAAAGCATCATTTAAAGAAAACAGGGCCGCGCCTTAAGGTGCTATCCATGTTGTCTGCAAAAAATGTGGCGACGTCTCAGCCCGATCTGGAAAGCGTAATGAGCGATATTGACCGCGTAACTTTATACCGCATATTGAGCGCGTTTGAAGAAAAGGGCATTATCCATAAAGTTTTTGATTTAAATGGTACGGCAAATTATGCCATGTGTTCATCGGGCTGTGGCGAAGATCATCATCATGATGAGCACCTTCATTTTAATTGCACCAATTGTAAAAATGTGTACTGCCTGGACGAGCTTAACTTGCCCCCTATAAAACTTCCGAAGGGATTTAAACCCGAAGGATTCACCTTATACGCTACGGGCTTATGCCCCAAGTGCAGCAAAACGGCATAATTAAATTGATTGAAACAATTTATTATTTATGTACTTATCTACCTAAATGACCACGAACACCAACAGCTTAAAAGTATTTGTACCCCTTACCCTGTTATTGTTTTTTATTTTAACCTCATTCACTATTGATGACGATGTACCCAAATCATCGTTTAAGTTTAAAACTATAGTGATTGATGCAGGACATGGCGGAAAAGATCCCGGTGCACATGGCTCTTATTCGCTGGAAAAAAACGTAACACTGGCTATTGCAAAAAAGGTGGAACACCTGCTGAAAAAGACCATGGACGATGTAAACGTTGTAATGACCCGCACAAGCGATAAATTTGTTCAGTTAAACAAACGTGCTGACATTGCCAATAGCATCAACGCCAATCTTTTTGTTTCTATCCACTGCAATTCCTCGCCCGAAGGAACCGCTAAAATAGCGCATAAAGAAAAAGGGGTGATGCTTTTGGTATATGGCTTTCACCGTAAAGAGGAGCAAATAGAAGCACTGCGTGAAAATGCTTCTATCTATATTGAAAAGGATTATAAAAAGAATTACGCGGGATACGATGAAAAAGACCCTGCATCAATGATCATTTTAAACACCTTTATGCAAAAATATCGCAAACAGAGTATCCTTTTTGGCGATTTGCTAAACGATCAGTTTAAAAATAATGACGGGCGCAGGAGTCGTGGGGTTAAGGAACAAGGTGTTTTGGTTTTAGCGCATAGTGCAATGCCTGCCGTATTAGTTGAAACAGGTTATATCAACAATAATGCCGAGGAAAAGTACCTAAATTCAGAAGAAGGGCAAAATGCCATTGCTGCTTCTATCGTAAGGGCTATTAAAATTTATCGTAAAGAGATCAGCGCCAGGTAAAACATTCACGCACGTTAAGCGTAATTGATATATGAAAACACTGTTACTCTCCGCCTTTATTTCACTGTTTTTTGCAGGCGCTGCATTGGCACAAAGCACTTTTTCTGAGGCAGAGTTCAACAGGAAACTGGGTAAAACAGGCACGCTTTGCGATACCGTATATTCCCTGCGTGTTGTTAGTGACACCCTTACGCTGCTGAATATGGGTGGTGCTTACCCCAATCAAAAATATACAGTTGCCATAAAGGGCAATAAAGTAACCCTTGACTACACCAAACTCAAGGGCAAGCCACTTTGTGTAACCGGTGTTTTTTTAATGTATAAAAACCGCCCCGAAATTCAGGTTTCAGAGCCGGAGCAGATCAATAAGACCTTAAGCAGCAACTGATCTACAAATGCCTTACCTGGTACCCCCTTACCGTAAAGCTTACTGCACCAAAGAATAAATTAAACAGCAACATGGTTATTATAAATCCGGTTCGTGAATCGTGCTGCATCGCGCCCAAATAGTCTGCAATAGGTATCTTTTCAACTATGCAATAAGTCAGCATAAAAAACATAATCTCGTACAGTTTTTTCCCATCGCTTAAAATACCCAGGCAAACGGCCAGCATCACAACAAATATACCGCCGTTAATAATGGTGATAACATGGTAAATATCTGAGGCAAAAATATATCGCACCAATACCGGGAGTGTTAATGCCAGCGCCATGATAATACCCGCCAGCAATTGTGCCGGCAGCATGCGCTGCAATGGTTTATACGATGAAAAAGTGAAATAGTGCAGGCGGTTTGTTTTCTCTTTTGTCGCCAGGTCCGACCAGCGGGTAACCTGCAAAAACAATAATACGGGCAATAAATAAGCGTGAGTAATATTTAAAGGAGCAAAAAACATGCTTAACCAAAGCGCACCATTAATAAGCCAGAACCATTTGGACCCCTTGCGGATCAGGAGCAGTATTTCAGTTTTTACAAAAGGAAAAATGCTATAATCCGTAATAACCGGTGGCAGCAATGCTATGTTGATACTTTTAGCAGGGCTTACCGACATTTCGGGCGCTCCTGCAAATATTGAACCCTTTTTCTTTTTGCTAATGGACTGTTTGAAATCAAAACGGTGAAAGAAAAACGATGAAATGTACACTATTCCAAATGCGAAGCAGATCCACACCAAACGGCTTAAAAAGAAAATGCCTGACCAACTGATACCATCCCATACAAACGTTTTAAACGCGTGTTTGGCGTTAAATGTAAAGCCAAGGTTAACTGCCGGGACGCTTTCGTGAAACTGTGCATTTACTTTATCTGTAATGCTGTGTGTCATGGTACGCACACCAAACGGGTCGATAAAAACAGCGACGGTGTTATTGCGGGCATTTGTTACGTTGGCCATTATTACACCGAACAGAAATATGAAAATAATGTATTGCAAAATGTTCCGTTTTCCCAGGAAAACCTCGGCAACTACTGCCAGTGCCGAAATAGTGAGCAGAGCGGGTATTGCAAACAGCAGGTAGGGAAGCATAAAATTTGCGATAATAAACGGGTAGCCGCTGGTGCGTATAAAAAACATTACAATGCTAACCGAAAACGTAATACCTGTAATGGTAAGCAACACCAGGAAGTTACTGAGCATTTTGCTGAGCAGGTATTCAAAATTGGTTATGGGCGTGGTGGCTATAATTAGCCCTACTTCGGTATCAATATCTTTTTTTATGCCGCTGTTTACCAGGAAAAAGCCATATAAAGAAAGCATGATAGTTGTCATCATTGCTGAAACATATCCTACCCAGGCCGAATTATAAACACCTTTATAGCCCACTATATTTAAAGTGGTATAAGAAGCTGTTGGCGGCGGCACAAAAGAGTAAGCACCGTAAACTGTAATTGCAAGGGTTATTAAAAAGGAGTAGCTGCGGGTACGCTGCAGATAGTCGGCTTTGATGATACTGTAAATGTATTTCACGGGTTTAGGCTTTGTTTTGTGTTAAATACAGGTAAGCATCTTCTAACGTAGCGTTAACCGGAAGTGAAGCAGGTTCAGGAGTATTGCCTTTGATAATATACCTTACTTTAGTAAGTTCCTTTTGGCG of Mucilaginibacter xinganensis contains these proteins:
- a CDS encoding TolC family protein is translated as MFKRFVLIIILLQAGFFIATKAQAQSAASDTLKLSIKQAEDLFLKNNLQLIIQRYNIDNANAQVITARLFPNPDFNFSNGIHSNDVTDGPAYKDHSMGISQLFTTAGKRNKNIQLAKISVEQSKYQFFDLLRTLKFTLRNDFYTIYFQQQSASVYNQEITSLSKALTVFKAQYAKGNIAQKEVLRIQSQLYTLQAEYNNLQTGIDTVQSELKLLIKTPVATVIQPQADNEFEGKAIVASVPYQTMLDSAYVNRYDLKLAKSAVDYNNVNLQLQKATAVPDFSLSLNYDRLGSYGTNFLGAGIGFSLPFFNRNQGGIKQARIAIDQSKVQLQSQQDHVESDVASNYKSALRLENLYNSFDPAFKSDFNHLIQEVFKNYEKRNISLLEFLDFYDSYKTNTLQLNTLQLNRVTSLEQLNYVTGTPFFNK
- a CDS encoding HAMP domain-containing sensor histidine kinase, with protein sequence MKIKNRLSLYFTAISAIVLLIVQVVICITFNSLIRSNFYDQLMDRANVAAKLYLEADEISEDSLNRVKEHYLKGLHSEVVRIYDEKNAASFIKDKNQFWSSPIINQVRKNKRVQFDEGQRQTVGIYYNDNQGNFVILVSAIDKPGAKRMQDLIKSMAVLLICVTAGLFLISRWFAKKTLEPLDQVVSQMRLVRAGDLSLRVDEGNGKDEISALAYNFNRLLAHLQNTFELQQTFVVNASHELRTPITSIIGEIEITLNKLRSQPEYEETLKSVLVDAGRLNETISSLLELANADKDYTHPAYKNVAVDELIWELSDYWTEKTGKGMFVVNILQLPDDQEKLQLFANKSLLTIAFNNIIGNAYKFSKNQRVQCDLYADEETIIIKIIDHGVGIMPGELEKVFDSFYRGTNVKNYQGSGVGLYVTAKIIQLFNGSITIDSIPGQTTTFTITFNR
- a CDS encoding response regulator transcription factor: MANICLVEDEQKVAAFISKGLEEQGYKISLANDGITAKSLLQKASFDLLILDVMLPDINGIELCRQIRFTDTKTPILMLTALDQIQNKVSGLKAGADDYLVKPFHFIELLARIEALLRRQKAGETADHLLVFDDLKLDTWSNVAERDGQQIALTAKEYTLLELFMSHPNKVLSREYIAEQVWKIDFDTGTNFIDVYVNYLRKKIEKGFKGKLIHTVIGMGYILKSDN
- a CDS encoding LytR/AlgR family response regulator transcription factor encodes the protein MNLTCIIIDDEPNAVSLLEILVAQNTKWQLLSKCYDALEAIAFLKENKADFIFLDINMPQLSGMELAGLLSRDTKIIFTTAYSEYAAESYSFQTIDYLLKPITLKRFLEAMQKIEAYFNLHPANQIAIEATGNEYFFVKSGKVLRKILLGEIQYFEGEKEYVRMVTPTEQLLIYRRLKEIEEQLSPPFVRVHNSYIVNCKQIVKIQDNHIYIANKQIPISEKFRDKFMAVISQRIF
- a CDS encoding sensor histidine kinase, with translation MKFLKWQASIEQLQWLIWTAVLFIVFFTYLPEDGFYQAGTFAIINVAFYVLLIYGNINFLFPRFYQEGKKVQYLIYVVIFLVGGGMLRGYLIMYMDIHFFAQKPTPMTIQMFIYFIVAGFLTFLLSFVFRIAIAYFALKQQSEKILAQKSQAELNLLKSQVQPHFLFNTLNNIYYEAYREAPRTAKLIERLSDIMRYFVDESPKEEVSVATEVQFLENYIALEKIRIRHEIQLNFIKDCNAELRIPPMLLMTFVENIFKHGIDKSSSENEIHISLIQKDGYLFFETRNRIHDKTGTGEPNGFGIENLRKRLTLLYGSNFELAINNQGNYFNAFLKVPLA
- a CDS encoding DUF2911 domain-containing protein; this translates as MKKNFNACIIMALIQLGLTGLVKAQLTALPDGDNKRAAVSEQIGLTDVEIRYSRPAVKNREGHIWGELVPAGFVYQGFGPSKSAPWRAGANECTSIEFSTGVKIEGQPLPAGKYGFFVAYGADECTLIFSKNSTSWGAFFYKPEEDALRVKVKPVAAEKSVERLKYEFTGQTQGSAIVQLQWEKLIIPFKIETDLINNQLASFKRELRGEKGFAWEGFDQAATFCAQHKINLDEALLWTDTATSKIFGGSQSFQAWSTKAMVLDSLGRYTEAEAAMKTALPFGTSNELYRYARTLIAAKKAKEALAILKMSYDKHPNEFITNAGMGRAYSALGDYKKALTYIRKAGAIAPNKNNKDAMEKLAKALQEGKDIN
- a CDS encoding DUF3108 domain-containing protein, whose protein sequence is MKKFIYIIIMCFAVNLAFAQTDTIRLKDKRLLTSVLKPGLKQYLVYFQTPASPKTLRFWFWLRDIKTESRGGEKVFTITQHWYGNDTTSYREVYSVNKAADFAPVYHSETVKNIKSAYNWHSDKITGADTVKGNAKKDFSLAFNTPNFNWNLDIETFEMLPLAAGKTFAINFYDAGLDPPKYILYKVSGSEIVATLNDEKIDCWKLLTEGDYSGGHFSQTFWISKKGHEFLKEEDAFNGGYRYKVKMAQGAIDLMPRFKK